Proteins from a genomic interval of Diaminobutyricimonas aerilata:
- a CDS encoding ABC transporter substrate-binding protein: protein MTRIRRVAAIAAAGALIAGASACSTGGGAESGVTLQYWMWDDTQVPAYQQCADQFHEENPEITIEISQAAWSQYWTNLTTQIAAGSAPDVWVDQASYYPQFVENNQIVDIQPFVEEDDIDLDQYVEGMADLWKVDDARYGLPKDWDTMGLVYNKAALQAAGVDEASLSELTWNPQDGGTFGELIAKLTVDTQGRNGLDPAFDKNNVAVYGFLPEWADGSQGQNGWGNLAHSNGWTYADKNPFPTEFNYDDPKLVETIDWLAGLSGQGYAPPLDAQSTLARSEVLTSGGGALTTLGSFNLAVYKDMTDEYGFAPLPIGPEGRKSAINGLSDAIYAGTKHKEEAWEWVKYLASADCQNIVAESGVVFPAIKEASEKAAQVREEQGLNTQPFLEQQKAEDGTFIIPISQNGTEINQIVQDAIQSVALGTQDAESALSAANEQVNALLE, encoded by the coding sequence ATGACACGAATCCGTCGCGTCGCCGCCATCGCAGCTGCTGGCGCGCTCATCGCAGGCGCATCCGCCTGCTCCACCGGGGGAGGCGCCGAGAGCGGCGTCACCCTGCAGTACTGGATGTGGGACGACACCCAGGTGCCGGCCTACCAGCAGTGCGCGGACCAGTTCCACGAAGAGAACCCCGAGATCACGATCGAGATCAGCCAGGCCGCATGGTCGCAGTACTGGACGAACCTCACCACGCAGATCGCCGCGGGCAGCGCACCCGACGTGTGGGTCGACCAGGCGTCGTACTACCCGCAGTTCGTCGAGAACAACCAGATCGTCGACATCCAGCCGTTCGTCGAAGAGGACGACATCGATCTCGACCAGTACGTGGAGGGCATGGCCGACCTGTGGAAGGTCGACGACGCCCGCTACGGCCTGCCGAAGGACTGGGACACGATGGGCCTGGTCTACAACAAGGCGGCGCTGCAGGCCGCCGGCGTCGACGAGGCGTCGCTGTCGGAGCTCACCTGGAACCCGCAGGACGGCGGCACCTTCGGTGAGCTCATCGCGAAGCTCACCGTCGACACCCAGGGCCGCAACGGCCTCGACCCGGCGTTCGACAAGAACAACGTGGCGGTCTACGGGTTCCTGCCCGAGTGGGCCGACGGATCGCAGGGCCAGAACGGATGGGGCAACCTCGCCCACTCCAACGGCTGGACCTACGCCGACAAGAACCCGTTCCCCACGGAGTTCAACTACGACGACCCGAAGCTCGTCGAGACCATCGACTGGCTCGCCGGTCTCTCGGGGCAGGGCTACGCGCCTCCGCTCGACGCGCAGTCGACGCTCGCCCGCTCCGAGGTGCTCACGAGCGGTGGTGGTGCTCTCACCACCCTCGGTTCCTTCAACCTCGCCGTCTACAAGGACATGACCGACGAGTACGGGTTCGCACCGCTGCCCATCGGTCCCGAGGGTCGCAAGTCGGCCATCAACGGGCTCTCCGACGCGATCTACGCGGGTACGAAGCACAAGGAGGAGGCGTGGGAGTGGGTCAAGTACCTCGCCTCGGCCGACTGCCAGAACATCGTCGCCGAATCGGGCGTCGTGTTCCCCGCCATCAAGGAGGCGTCGGAGAAGGCCGCTCAGGTGCGTGAGGAGCAGGGTCTGAACACCCAGCCCTTCCTCGAGCAGCAGAAGGCCGAGGACGGCACGTTCATCATCCCGATCAGCCAGAACGGAACCGAGATCAACCAGATCGTGCAGGACGCCATCCAGAGCGTGGCCCTCGGCACGCAGGACGCCGAGTCCGCGTTGAGCGCCGCCAACGAGCAGGTCAACGCCCTGCTCGAGTGA
- a CDS encoding glycoside hydrolase family 36 protein yields MLHTFAFHDLFIPGNVSAPPTRIDTGYLIPPGRVALLHPFGETEFYRHGWNSWSPSGWTRTDGETIGIKNSPGRLLTADDAVNDTPHAHSGSAVGAIAGPNGDVLLLGSLGLGTPRVGADGNTLWARAEHDEAGWFVAYGPEQKVFADYADLVSERLGRRSQKAGRVWSSWYSFYEGIDEQLVARTAADLSGYPFDVFQLDDGWEPIVGDWTAGPDFPSGMEATARTIRDAGFRPGLWLAPLIALPQSPIVRERPDLLVKDEHGQPLVTGYNWGSHYHSLDTTQDEVKEHLREVFTRVTGWGFSYLKLDFMYAGAVPGHRQRDLHREAAYRDAIQHIRQVVGDEVYLLGCGVPMIPSVGVFDGARVGPDVGAFWDNAERVGDPSGVGARNSIIDSVNRAWMKRLYEVDPDAVYFRSARNLLDASQRGMLQDVAAILEFKSTSDPVEWLSESEREELRRYLERSNEVRQLGRYTFSIDGREVDLTAAVTGTYVPEPPSVVA; encoded by the coding sequence ATGCTGCACACCTTCGCCTTCCACGACCTGTTCATCCCGGGCAACGTGAGTGCGCCGCCGACCCGCATCGACACGGGCTACCTCATCCCTCCCGGCCGCGTGGCCCTGCTGCATCCGTTCGGGGAGACGGAGTTCTACCGTCACGGCTGGAACTCGTGGAGCCCGAGCGGGTGGACCCGCACCGACGGCGAGACCATCGGCATCAAGAACAGCCCCGGCCGGCTGCTGACCGCCGACGATGCGGTCAACGACACGCCCCACGCGCACAGCGGGAGCGCCGTCGGCGCCATCGCGGGCCCGAACGGAGACGTGCTGCTGCTGGGCTCGCTCGGCCTCGGCACCCCGCGGGTCGGAGCCGACGGCAACACGCTGTGGGCTCGAGCGGAGCATGACGAGGCCGGGTGGTTCGTGGCCTACGGGCCCGAGCAGAAGGTGTTCGCCGACTACGCCGACCTCGTCTCCGAGCGGCTCGGGCGTCGCTCGCAGAAGGCCGGGCGCGTGTGGAGCAGCTGGTACTCGTTCTACGAGGGCATCGACGAGCAGCTCGTCGCCCGCACCGCCGCCGATCTCTCCGGTTACCCCTTCGACGTGTTCCAGCTCGACGACGGCTGGGAGCCGATCGTCGGCGACTGGACGGCCGGGCCCGACTTCCCGTCGGGCATGGAGGCGACCGCGCGCACCATCCGCGACGCGGGCTTCCGCCCCGGCCTGTGGCTCGCGCCACTCATCGCGCTGCCGCAGTCGCCCATCGTGCGCGAGCGCCCCGATCTGCTCGTGAAGGACGAGCACGGACAACCGCTCGTCACCGGCTACAACTGGGGCTCGCACTACCACTCCCTCGACACGACGCAGGACGAGGTGAAGGAGCACCTCCGCGAGGTGTTCACCCGGGTGACCGGGTGGGGCTTCAGCTACCTCAAGCTCGACTTCATGTACGCGGGGGCCGTTCCGGGTCACCGGCAGCGCGACCTCCACCGCGAGGCGGCGTACCGCGACGCGATCCAGCACATCCGTCAGGTCGTCGGCGACGAGGTCTACCTGCTCGGATGCGGCGTGCCGATGATCCCGTCGGTGGGCGTGTTCGACGGCGCGCGGGTCGGACCCGACGTCGGCGCGTTCTGGGACAACGCCGAACGAGTGGGCGACCCCTCCGGCGTCGGCGCGCGGAATTCGATCATCGACTCGGTGAACCGGGCCTGGATGAAGCGCCTGTACGAGGTCGACCCCGACGCCGTGTACTTCCGCAGTGCGCGCAACCTGCTCGACGCGTCGCAGCGCGGGATGCTGCAGGACGTCGCCGCCATCCTCGAGTTCAAGTCCACCTCCGACCCGGTCGAATGGCTGTCGGAGTCGGAACGCGAGGAGCTCCGGCGCTACCTGGAGCGCTCGAACGAGGTGCGGCAGCTCGGCCGCTACACGTTCAGCATCGACGGCCGTGAGGTGGATCTCACCGCCGCCGTCACCGGCACCTACGTGCCGGAACCCCCCTCCGTCGTCGCCTGA